TTTCAGGAGTCAGTATAGTAGTATTTCTGACAATGGCAGGCTGGTGAAAGCAAATGTAAACATTGGCAGAAAAATCGTCCAAAAAAAATGCTCCACGTGTCATTCTCTTGAAAGGGTTTATTCTCACGTTAAAACAAAAGACGACTGGAAAGCATATGTTTCGCGTATGCGGGAAAAAGATCCTGCAATCCTGGATGATTATGAAACTATACAGGCGCTGGGCTATTTAATTAAAAATCTGGGAATAGATGATACAAAGATGGAAGTAAGCTTAGGAATAAGGATTGTTTTAAACAAGTGTCATACCTGTCATACTCTTGAACGGGTTTTCCAGACAAAAAAAACAGCGGATGAGTGGGTGCAAACCATTGAACGGATGAGGTCCTTTGATCCCGATTTATTAAACGATTCAGAGACGCGGCAGGTCAACTTTTATTTGAGTAACGTGCTTGCCATAAAAAAAACTCAATGATGAGGATATCGCGGAAATGGTAAGAGTTTTATAATAAATTTTTTACAATTGAGGTAAAAAAATGTGTGGAGAAATGTTCAGCCTTCACGATAAGGTGGCATTGGTAACTGGCGCCGGCAAAGGTCTTGGGAAATCAATGGCTTTAGCGCTTTCGGAATCTGGTGCTCATGTTGCCGTTATCAGCCGCACTCTTTCTGATGTAGAAGAAACGGCGCATGAGGCGCAGGGAAATGGCATAAAATCAATACCCATTGCGGCAGATGTTAGGAAACAAGAAGATGTAACAAAGATGGTAAAAACAGTTCTTGACGAGTTTGGCACGATAGATATTCTTATCAATAATGTTGGAACCTTTCTCGGCAGCGCTTTTCTTGATCTTTCTTATGAAGATTGGCAAAAAACGATTGACATTAATCTTACAAGCGCATATTTATGTTCAAAAACCGTGGGAAAACACTTGGTGGAAAAAAAGAAGGGCAAAGTTATCAATGTTAGTTCCGCACTAGGAAGTCTCGGGGCAAACAGGTCTTCCGCATACTGTGTCAGCAAGGGCGGCGTTATTCAATTAACAAAGGCATTGGCTATTGAATG
The Candidatus Brocadiaceae bacterium DNA segment above includes these coding regions:
- a CDS encoding SDR family oxidoreductase, whose amino-acid sequence is MFSLHDKVALVTGAGKGLGKSMALALSESGAHVAVISRTLSDVEETAHEAQGNGIKSIPIAADVRKQEDVTKMVKTVLDEFGTIDILINNVGTFLGSAFLDLSYEDWQKTIDINLTSAYLCSKTVGKHLVEKKKGKVINVSSALGSLGANRSSAYCVSKGGVIQLTKALAIEWAKYNINVNSIAPYSMETEKTKRMLEDEKIKNAIVSKIPLKRIGQPADLSGTVVFLASAASDYITGQVIFVDGGFSAQ